From Temnothorax longispinosus isolate EJ_2023e chromosome 3, Tlon_JGU_v1, whole genome shotgun sequence, one genomic window encodes:
- the Afti gene encoding uncharacterized protein Afti isoform X4 produces MAFPPLVSSTPPPLDNFRESDEDEFGDFTTGGIDGLSASSGSPQKLITPIQTPIASQNVSPRINGINESPVLDNCPKINEASKCGVIDDLLIVEKAENNVSHVRLKDRTDNSNVLENNFKEASTTEHSLLDSPRNGESRNVETSNSIDHVCTQNVLAKENFIDTDVISSNNSSLADSVKTVSEQEGSSNGLEANDEVEPVSLDLEDPTSTPDILDDDFYNYEQFKDSTEWNDAVCDKEMDVTVTVLQTDYLNDKPNSVDTECNVTDEIGETYASYGENETCVNDTNDKSAFIHDERTISSFVTSQELNVDGTNVFRQSDCEFSIQPKYIEMYDVISNADASNEKSSKSVNDSFNFDFTFDEDAVREESNLDHTSVHNEDIHLHNSSKKSDASTFANNFCDIKNTIQSKESEYVAVDTKNQTIQKVDVNGASEEISVYEERESSSEEIRKQYIPENSFDAPDLDNSDFTEFMEHRDFDDVSELTNNYNSISSNSTYETVQTHDLHTSSSDASCIQKFSPMKGASLPSTNTSLDCLKDKVNITSTTGEECATYESKNSAVYFSDGEFYDFHLRANEPAATEARENGCPEFESADNENDDFGDFANFSSTTVEWKSDDAEELKVPDDDDDFGDFSNFETSTDVVETQQFSLKESICRIENKNAANKIEDIITNMFSVVSECHEVELKALIDKTDKVWQNVKSVEETNALTYQWANSSSNNVLLNALGIDSRNILFGPRWNPNIPRFAANLGFTPLEPIKATAEPHQFSAANTSKTQGAACSDEVPAAQFDWNSSGLVNPLDAIILLNKLRLLLSTRSSYARTKRNQQFTKTSKIVSDIQNNRTIARTMHNRMEEEDRARFWN; encoded by the exons ATGGCTTTCCCACCTTTAGTCAGCTCCACGCCACCACCCTTAGACAACTTCAGAGAGTCTGATGAAGATGAATTTGGAGACTTCACGACTGGTGGAATAGatg GTCTATCCGCTTCATCAGGATCCCCACAGAAACTTATTACTCCGATACAGACCCCAATAGCATCACAGAACGTATCTCCTAGAATAAACGGTATTAACGAGTCACCAGTATTGGATAATTGCCCTAAGATAAACGAAGCCTCGAAATGTGGCGTTATCGACGATCTGCTGATCGTCGAGAAGGCAGAGAACAATGTGAGCCACGTAAGATTGAAGGATAGAACGGATAATAGTAACGTATtggaaaacaattttaaagaaGCTAGTACAACAGAACACAGTCTATTAGATTCACCTAGGAATGGCGAGTCGCGTAATGTTGAGACTAGTAATAGCATTGATCACGTTTGTACTCAGAATGTTTTAGCTAAGGAGAATTTTATTGATACGGATGTAATTAGTAGCAACAATAGTAGTTTAGCCGATAGCGTAAAGACAGTCAGTGAGCAGGAGGGATCGTCGAATGGTTTGGAGGCGAATGACGAGGTCGAACCTGTGAGTCTGGACTTGGAGGATCCTACGAGCACGCCGGACATTCTGGACGacgatttttacaattacgaACAGTTCAAAGATTCTACCGAGTGGAACGACGCTGTTTGCGATAAAGAGATGGATGTAACTGTGACGGTTCTGCAGACGGATTACTTGAACGACAAGCCTAATTCCGTGGACACAGAATGCAACGTAACGGACGAGATTGGAGAAACTTACGCGTCATACGGCGAGAATGAAACCTGTGTCAATGATACTAATGATAAATCTGCCTTTATCCACGATGAAAGGACAATTTCCAGTTTTGTTACCTCGCAAGAACTTAATGTAGACGGTACCAATGTTTTTAGACAATCGGACTGTGAATTCAGTATTCAGCCGAAATATATAGAGATGTACGATGTAATATCCAACGCTGATGCGAGCAATGAGAAGTCGAGTAAAAGTGTAAACGATTCTTTCAACTTTGATTTCACTTTCGACGAGGATGCTGTGAGAGAGGAATCAAATCTAGATCATACATCCGTACATAATGAAGACATTCACCTTCATAACTCTAGTAAAAAAAGCGACGCGAGTACTTTTGCTAATAATTTctgcgatataaaaaatactatacAATCAAAAGAAAGCGAATATGTAGCCGTAGATACAAAAAATCAAACTATTCAGAAGGTAGATGTGAATGGGGCAAGCGAGGAAATTTCCGTTTATGAGGAAAGAGAGTCGAGTAGTGAGGAAATACGCAAACAGTACATTCCGGAAAATAGTTTTGACGCACCCGATCTGGATAATTCTGACTTTACAGAATTTATGGAGCATAGAGATTTTGACGATGTGTCGGAGTTgacaaataattacaattcaaTATCCAGTAATAGTACATACGAGACAGTACAAACTCACGATTTACATACATCTTCATCCGACGCGTCttgtatacaaaaattttcaccAATGAAAGGAGCTTCACTGCCATCTACTAATACATCCCTCGACTGTTTAAAGGATAAAGTTAATATTACGAGTACCACGGGCGAAGAATGTGCCACATATGAAagcaaaaattctgcagtatATTTTAGCGACGgcgaattttatgattttcatTTACGAGCGAACGAGCCGGCAGCAACCGAAGCGCGAGAGAATGGTTGTCCCGAGTTCGAAAGTGCGGACAACGAAAATGACGATTTTGGCGATTTTGCTAATTTTTCGAGCACGACGGTAGAATGGAAATCTGACGATGCTGAAGAATTGAAGGTAcctgacgacgacgatgatttCGGAGACTTTAGTAATTTTGAAACGTCAACCGATGTAGTAGAGACACAGCAATTTAGTTTAAAAGAATCTATATGTCGGATAGAAAACAAGAAT GCTGCgaataaaatagaagataTAATAACAAACATGTTTTCCGTGGTTTCTGAATGTCACGAAGTTGAGTTGAAAGCCTTAATAGATAAGACAGATAAAGTTTGGCAGAATGTGAAGAGCGTGGAAGAAACCAATGCCCTCACTTACCAATGGGCGAATAGTAGTAGTAACAATGTTCTCTTAAATGCTCTTGGCATCGATTCTCGGAACATT ttatttgGACCGAGATGGAACCCGAATATACCAAGATTTGCTGCAAATCTCGGCTTTACTCCGTTAGAGCCAATTAAAGCTACTGCTGAGCCTCACCAGTTTTCTGCAGCTAATACCAGCAAGACACAAGGCGCAGCTTGTTCAGAT GAAGTACCTGCTGCCCAATTTGATTGGAATAGTTCTGGCCTTGTAAATCCTCTAGATGCTA TCATCTTGCTCAACAAACTCCGTTTATTACT ATCCACTAGAAGCAGTTATGCAAGAACCAAGCGGAACCAACAGTTCACAAAAACATCAAAAATCGTCTCAGACATCCAAAATAATAGAACCATTGCCAGGACCATGCACAATAGAATGGAAGAAGAAGACCGAGCAAGATTTTGGAATTAA
- the Afti gene encoding uncharacterized protein Afti isoform X6, producing the protein MAFPPLVSSTPPPLDNFRESDEDEFGDFTTGGIDGLSASSGSPQKLITPIQTPIASQNVSPRINGINESPVLDNCPKINEASKCGVIDDLLIVEKAENNVSHVRLKDRTDNSNVLENNFKEASTTEHSLLDSPRNGESRNVETSNSIDHVCTQNVLAKENFIDTDVISSNNSSLADSVKTVSEQEGSSNGLEANDEVEPVSLDLEDPTSTPDILDDDFYNYEQFKDSTEWNDAVCDKEMDVTVTVLQTDYLNDKPNSVDTECNVTDEIGETYASYGENETCVNDTNDKSAFIHDERTISSFVTSQELNVDGTNVFRQSDCEFSIQPKYIEMYDVISNADASNEKSSKSVNDSFNFDFTFDEDAVREESNLDHTSVHNEDIHLHNSSKKSDASTFANNFCDIKNTIQSKESEYVAVDTKNQTIQKVDVNGASEEISVYEERESSSEEIRKQYIPENSFDAPDLDNSDFTEFMEHRDFDDVSELTNNYNSISSNSTYETVQTHDLHTSSSDASCIQKFSPMKGASLPSTNTSLDCLKDKVNITSTTGEECATYESKNSAVYFSDGEFYDFHLRANEPAATEARENGCPEFESADNENDDFGDFANFSSTTVEWKSDDAEELKVPDDDDDFGDFSNFETSTDVVETQQFSLKESICRIENKNAANKIEDIITNMFSVVSECHEVELKALIDKTDKVWQNVKSVEETNALTYQWANSSSNNVLLNALGIDSRNILFGPRWNPNIPRFAANLGFTPLEPIKATAEPHQFSAANTSKTQGAACSDEVPAAQFDWNSSGLVNPLDAIILLNKLRLLLN; encoded by the exons ATGGCTTTCCCACCTTTAGTCAGCTCCACGCCACCACCCTTAGACAACTTCAGAGAGTCTGATGAAGATGAATTTGGAGACTTCACGACTGGTGGAATAGatg GTCTATCCGCTTCATCAGGATCCCCACAGAAACTTATTACTCCGATACAGACCCCAATAGCATCACAGAACGTATCTCCTAGAATAAACGGTATTAACGAGTCACCAGTATTGGATAATTGCCCTAAGATAAACGAAGCCTCGAAATGTGGCGTTATCGACGATCTGCTGATCGTCGAGAAGGCAGAGAACAATGTGAGCCACGTAAGATTGAAGGATAGAACGGATAATAGTAACGTATtggaaaacaattttaaagaaGCTAGTACAACAGAACACAGTCTATTAGATTCACCTAGGAATGGCGAGTCGCGTAATGTTGAGACTAGTAATAGCATTGATCACGTTTGTACTCAGAATGTTTTAGCTAAGGAGAATTTTATTGATACGGATGTAATTAGTAGCAACAATAGTAGTTTAGCCGATAGCGTAAAGACAGTCAGTGAGCAGGAGGGATCGTCGAATGGTTTGGAGGCGAATGACGAGGTCGAACCTGTGAGTCTGGACTTGGAGGATCCTACGAGCACGCCGGACATTCTGGACGacgatttttacaattacgaACAGTTCAAAGATTCTACCGAGTGGAACGACGCTGTTTGCGATAAAGAGATGGATGTAACTGTGACGGTTCTGCAGACGGATTACTTGAACGACAAGCCTAATTCCGTGGACACAGAATGCAACGTAACGGACGAGATTGGAGAAACTTACGCGTCATACGGCGAGAATGAAACCTGTGTCAATGATACTAATGATAAATCTGCCTTTATCCACGATGAAAGGACAATTTCCAGTTTTGTTACCTCGCAAGAACTTAATGTAGACGGTACCAATGTTTTTAGACAATCGGACTGTGAATTCAGTATTCAGCCGAAATATATAGAGATGTACGATGTAATATCCAACGCTGATGCGAGCAATGAGAAGTCGAGTAAAAGTGTAAACGATTCTTTCAACTTTGATTTCACTTTCGACGAGGATGCTGTGAGAGAGGAATCAAATCTAGATCATACATCCGTACATAATGAAGACATTCACCTTCATAACTCTAGTAAAAAAAGCGACGCGAGTACTTTTGCTAATAATTTctgcgatataaaaaatactatacAATCAAAAGAAAGCGAATATGTAGCCGTAGATACAAAAAATCAAACTATTCAGAAGGTAGATGTGAATGGGGCAAGCGAGGAAATTTCCGTTTATGAGGAAAGAGAGTCGAGTAGTGAGGAAATACGCAAACAGTACATTCCGGAAAATAGTTTTGACGCACCCGATCTGGATAATTCTGACTTTACAGAATTTATGGAGCATAGAGATTTTGACGATGTGTCGGAGTTgacaaataattacaattcaaTATCCAGTAATAGTACATACGAGACAGTACAAACTCACGATTTACATACATCTTCATCCGACGCGTCttgtatacaaaaattttcaccAATGAAAGGAGCTTCACTGCCATCTACTAATACATCCCTCGACTGTTTAAAGGATAAAGTTAATATTACGAGTACCACGGGCGAAGAATGTGCCACATATGAAagcaaaaattctgcagtatATTTTAGCGACGgcgaattttatgattttcatTTACGAGCGAACGAGCCGGCAGCAACCGAAGCGCGAGAGAATGGTTGTCCCGAGTTCGAAAGTGCGGACAACGAAAATGACGATTTTGGCGATTTTGCTAATTTTTCGAGCACGACGGTAGAATGGAAATCTGACGATGCTGAAGAATTGAAGGTAcctgacgacgacgatgatttCGGAGACTTTAGTAATTTTGAAACGTCAACCGATGTAGTAGAGACACAGCAATTTAGTTTAAAAGAATCTATATGTCGGATAGAAAACAAGAAT GCTGCgaataaaatagaagataTAATAACAAACATGTTTTCCGTGGTTTCTGAATGTCACGAAGTTGAGTTGAAAGCCTTAATAGATAAGACAGATAAAGTTTGGCAGAATGTGAAGAGCGTGGAAGAAACCAATGCCCTCACTTACCAATGGGCGAATAGTAGTAGTAACAATGTTCTCTTAAATGCTCTTGGCATCGATTCTCGGAACATT ttatttgGACCGAGATGGAACCCGAATATACCAAGATTTGCTGCAAATCTCGGCTTTACTCCGTTAGAGCCAATTAAAGCTACTGCTGAGCCTCACCAGTTTTCTGCAGCTAATACCAGCAAGACACAAGGCGCAGCTTGTTCAGAT GAAGTACCTGCTGCCCAATTTGATTGGAATAGTTCTGGCCTTGTAAATCCTCTAGATGCTA TCATCTTGCTCAACAAACTCCGTTTATTACT AAATTAA
- the Afti gene encoding uncharacterized protein Afti isoform X5, with protein sequence MAFPPLVSSTPPPLDNFRESDEDEFGDFTTGGIDGLSASSGSPQKLITPIQTPIASQNVSPRINGINESPVLDNCPKINEASKCGVIDDLLIVEKAENNVSHVRLKDRTDNSNVLENNFKEASTTEHSLLDSPRNGESRNVETSNSIDHVCTQNVLAKENFIDTDVISSNNSSLADSVKTVSEQEGSSNGLEANDEVEPVSLDLEDPTSTPDILDDDFYNYEQFKDSTEWNDAVCDKEMDVTVTVLQTDYLNDKPNSVDTECNVTDEIGETYASYGENETCVNDTNDKSAFIHDERTISSFVTSQELNVDGTNVFRQSDCEFSIQPKYIEMYDVISNADASNEKSSKSVNDSFNFDFTFDEDAVREESNLDHTSVHNEDIHLHNSSKKSDASTFANNFCDIKNTIQSKESEYVAVDTKNQTIQKVDVNGASEEISVYEERESSSEEIRKQYIPENSFDAPDLDNSDFTEFMEHRDFDDVSELTNNYNSISSNSTYETVQTHDLHTSSSDASCIQKFSPMKGASLPSTNTSLDCLKDKVNITSTTGEECATYESKNSAVYFSDGEFYDFHLRANEPAATEARENGCPEFESADNENDDFGDFANFSSTTVEWKSDDAEELKVPDDDDDFGDFSNFETSTDVVETQQFSLKESICRIENKNAANKIEDIITNMFSVVSECHEVELKALIDKTDKVWQNVKSVEETNALTYQWANSSSNNVLLNALGIDSRNILFGPRWNPNIPRFAANLGFTPLEPIKATAEPHQFSAANTSKTQGAACSDEVPAAQFDWNSSGLVNPLDASGGGLSALLPLDLLCPFDPLLTPHCSTHSESYHQSSCSTNSVYY encoded by the exons ATGGCTTTCCCACCTTTAGTCAGCTCCACGCCACCACCCTTAGACAACTTCAGAGAGTCTGATGAAGATGAATTTGGAGACTTCACGACTGGTGGAATAGatg GTCTATCCGCTTCATCAGGATCCCCACAGAAACTTATTACTCCGATACAGACCCCAATAGCATCACAGAACGTATCTCCTAGAATAAACGGTATTAACGAGTCACCAGTATTGGATAATTGCCCTAAGATAAACGAAGCCTCGAAATGTGGCGTTATCGACGATCTGCTGATCGTCGAGAAGGCAGAGAACAATGTGAGCCACGTAAGATTGAAGGATAGAACGGATAATAGTAACGTATtggaaaacaattttaaagaaGCTAGTACAACAGAACACAGTCTATTAGATTCACCTAGGAATGGCGAGTCGCGTAATGTTGAGACTAGTAATAGCATTGATCACGTTTGTACTCAGAATGTTTTAGCTAAGGAGAATTTTATTGATACGGATGTAATTAGTAGCAACAATAGTAGTTTAGCCGATAGCGTAAAGACAGTCAGTGAGCAGGAGGGATCGTCGAATGGTTTGGAGGCGAATGACGAGGTCGAACCTGTGAGTCTGGACTTGGAGGATCCTACGAGCACGCCGGACATTCTGGACGacgatttttacaattacgaACAGTTCAAAGATTCTACCGAGTGGAACGACGCTGTTTGCGATAAAGAGATGGATGTAACTGTGACGGTTCTGCAGACGGATTACTTGAACGACAAGCCTAATTCCGTGGACACAGAATGCAACGTAACGGACGAGATTGGAGAAACTTACGCGTCATACGGCGAGAATGAAACCTGTGTCAATGATACTAATGATAAATCTGCCTTTATCCACGATGAAAGGACAATTTCCAGTTTTGTTACCTCGCAAGAACTTAATGTAGACGGTACCAATGTTTTTAGACAATCGGACTGTGAATTCAGTATTCAGCCGAAATATATAGAGATGTACGATGTAATATCCAACGCTGATGCGAGCAATGAGAAGTCGAGTAAAAGTGTAAACGATTCTTTCAACTTTGATTTCACTTTCGACGAGGATGCTGTGAGAGAGGAATCAAATCTAGATCATACATCCGTACATAATGAAGACATTCACCTTCATAACTCTAGTAAAAAAAGCGACGCGAGTACTTTTGCTAATAATTTctgcgatataaaaaatactatacAATCAAAAGAAAGCGAATATGTAGCCGTAGATACAAAAAATCAAACTATTCAGAAGGTAGATGTGAATGGGGCAAGCGAGGAAATTTCCGTTTATGAGGAAAGAGAGTCGAGTAGTGAGGAAATACGCAAACAGTACATTCCGGAAAATAGTTTTGACGCACCCGATCTGGATAATTCTGACTTTACAGAATTTATGGAGCATAGAGATTTTGACGATGTGTCGGAGTTgacaaataattacaattcaaTATCCAGTAATAGTACATACGAGACAGTACAAACTCACGATTTACATACATCTTCATCCGACGCGTCttgtatacaaaaattttcaccAATGAAAGGAGCTTCACTGCCATCTACTAATACATCCCTCGACTGTTTAAAGGATAAAGTTAATATTACGAGTACCACGGGCGAAGAATGTGCCACATATGAAagcaaaaattctgcagtatATTTTAGCGACGgcgaattttatgattttcatTTACGAGCGAACGAGCCGGCAGCAACCGAAGCGCGAGAGAATGGTTGTCCCGAGTTCGAAAGTGCGGACAACGAAAATGACGATTTTGGCGATTTTGCTAATTTTTCGAGCACGACGGTAGAATGGAAATCTGACGATGCTGAAGAATTGAAGGTAcctgacgacgacgatgatttCGGAGACTTTAGTAATTTTGAAACGTCAACCGATGTAGTAGAGACACAGCAATTTAGTTTAAAAGAATCTATATGTCGGATAGAAAACAAGAAT GCTGCgaataaaatagaagataTAATAACAAACATGTTTTCCGTGGTTTCTGAATGTCACGAAGTTGAGTTGAAAGCCTTAATAGATAAGACAGATAAAGTTTGGCAGAATGTGAAGAGCGTGGAAGAAACCAATGCCCTCACTTACCAATGGGCGAATAGTAGTAGTAACAATGTTCTCTTAAATGCTCTTGGCATCGATTCTCGGAACATT ttatttgGACCGAGATGGAACCCGAATATACCAAGATTTGCTGCAAATCTCGGCTTTACTCCGTTAGAGCCAATTAAAGCTACTGCTGAGCCTCACCAGTTTTCTGCAGCTAATACCAGCAAGACACAAGGCGCAGCTTGTTCAGAT GAAGTACCTGCTGCCCAATTTGATTGGAATAGTTCTGGCCTTGTAAATCCTCTAGATGCTA GTGGTGGTGGGTTATCCGCTCTTCTGCCTCTGGATTTGTTGTGTCCGTTTGATCCTCTACTAACACCTCATTGCTCCACACATTCCGAATCCTATCATCAGTCATCTTGCTCAACAAACTCCGTTTATTACT AA